From a single Nicotiana tomentosiformis chromosome 2, ASM39032v3, whole genome shotgun sequence genomic region:
- the LOC104120320 gene encoding uncharacterized protein yields the protein MDLPPEELQFLTIPDIFKESISIPKRSPKTFYLITLTIVFPLSFAILAHSLFTHPIITQLQENPNSSHASQWTKLIVFQFCYLLFLFGFSLLSTAAVVFTVASIYTSKPVSFSSTLAAIPSVFKRLFITFIWVSLSMLAYNTVFLIFLVLLIVAADTQNVVLFLFSFLVVFVLFLVVHVYISALWHLASVVSVLEPVYGIGAMKKSYELLKGRTGMAFFLVFGYLSICGVINGFFGSIVVHGGESYGVFSRIVVGGFLVGVLVIVNLVGLLVQSVFYYVCKSYHHQGIDKTALYDHLGGYLGEYVPLKSSVQMENLEMGALAP from the coding sequence atggatctgccaccagagGAGCTTCAATTCTTGACTATACCTGATATTTTCAAAGAATCAATCTCCATACCCAAAAGATCCCCAAAAACTTTCTACCTCATTACCCTTACAATAGTATTCCCTTTGTCTTTTGCAATCTTGGCTCATTCTTTGTTCACTCACCCCATCATTACTCAGCTTCAAGAAAACCCCAATTCATCTCATGCCTCACAATGGACAAAGCTCATTGTTTTCCAGTTCTGTTACCTGCTTTTCTTGTTTGGTTTCTCTTTGCTTTCAACTGCTGCTGTTGTTTTCACTGTGGCATCAATTTACACCTCAAAGCCTGTGTCTTTTTCCTCCACCTTAGCTGCTATTCCCAGTGTTTTCAAGAGGCTTTTTATTACTTTCATTTGGGTTTCTCTTTCTATGTTGGCTTATAACACTGTTTTCTTGATTTTTCTTGTGCTTTTGATTGTGGCAGCAGATACCCAGAATGTGGTTTTGTTCCTCTTTTCATTCTTGGTTGTGTTTGTGCTCTTCCTTGTAGTGCATGTTTACATCAGTGCATTATGGCATTTGGCTAGTGTGGTGTCTGTTCTTGAACCTGTTTATGGTATAGGAGCTATGAAGAAGAGTTATGAGTTGTTGAAAGGGAGGACAGGGATGGCATTTTTCCTTGTTTTCGGGTACTTGTCGATTTGTGGGGTGATTAATGGGTTTTTTGGGTCAATTGTAGTGCATGGAGGTGAAAGTTATGGTGTGTTTTCAAGAATTGTGGTTGGTGGATTCTTGGTTGGAGTATTGGTGATTGTGAATCTTGTGGGGCTTTTGGTACAAAGTGTGTTTTACTATGTTTGCAAGAGTTATCATCATCAGGGGATAGACAAGACTGCTCTGTATGATCATCTTGGTGGATACCTTGGGGAGTATGTGCCGTTGAAAAGCAGTGTTCAGATGGAGAACTTGGAAATGGGTGCCTTGGCACCATGA